In Mercurialis annua linkage group LG5, ddMerAnnu1.2, whole genome shotgun sequence, a single genomic region encodes these proteins:
- the LOC126683455 gene encoding uncharacterized protein LOC126683455 has protein sequence MALEWVVLGYAAAAEAIMVLLLTVPGLDGLRKGLIAVTRNLLKPFLSVVPFCLFLLMDIYWKYETMPSCEADSCTPSEHLRHQKSIMKSQRNALLIAAALVFYWLLFSVTHLVVKIEQLNQRIERMKNKE, from the coding sequence ATGGCACTCGAATGGGTTGTGTTAGGCTACGCCGCCGCCGCAGAAGCGATCATGGTCCTCCTCTTAACAGTTCCCGGCCTAGACGGACTCCGTAAAGGCTTAATCGCCGTCACGCGCAACCTTCTGAAACCGTTTCTATCGGTGGTCCCGTTCTGCCTCTTCCTTCTCATGGACATATACTGGAAGTACGAGACAATGCCGAGCTGCGAAGCAGATTCGTGCACGCCGTCGGAGCATCTCAGGCACCAGAAGTCGATAATGAAGAGTCAGCGGAACGCGCTTCTGATCGCGGCGGCGCTTGTGTTTTACTGGCTGCTGTTTTCCGTTACGCATCTGGTGGTTAAGATCGAGCAGTTGAATCAGAGAATTGAGAGGATGAAGAATAAAGAGTGA
- the LOC126682030 gene encoding uncharacterized protein LOC126682030, producing MRSFIETWFKKFIWLEYSVEKDVAFCLYCYLFASPGSKSETFTRKGFSNWKKATKNFNDHVGAVSSVHNDARRHCEDFQNQRQSISHVLTTQSREMENAYRTRLTTVLEVVRILVWQGLAFRGHDETLESLQRGNFLEVVAWYAKMDETVRNVIGGNAPGNNQLTSPKIQKELVSSCASQVTLAILTELGDRKFSLLVDEARDCSVKEQMAVMIRFVNKKGEIIGRFLAIEHVSDTSSRSLKAAVDMLFARHNLSISRLRGQAYDGASNMRGEFNGLKALIQRENPFAFYVHCFAHQLQLVIVAISKHIPVVAEFFTNINMIVTIAGASCKRRDELNKHRDADIFEKLETGELTTGKGLNQQTNLARPSDTRWGTDHVTLARLLSMWSSALYVLERVYEDGIEPESRGKASALIKLMEDFHFVFILHLMLKLLGITNALSLALQQKDQNIVNAMNLIEVLKVKLQNLRDSGWDALIHEVTMFCNKHGIVVPDMEDQFLIPGRSRRARNLVTCYHHHHNEVFLPVIDLLAVEMNNSCEDLSVLAIKMVQTGRHLVFPLVYRLIELALILPVATASVERAFSAMKHIKSDLRNSMADEWLNDLMICFIERAIFASIDNEDILQHFQNKENRRTQLPPLALSNS from the exons ATGAGAAGTTTTATAGAGACATGgtttaaaaagtttatttggTTGGAATATAGTGTAGAGAAAGATGTTGCATTCTGTTTGTATTGTTATCTGTTTGCAAGTCCAGGTTCAAAGAGTGAAACTTTTACAAGAAAAGGATTTAGCAATTGGAAAAAGGCAACAAAAAATTTTAATGACCATGTTGGTGCAGTAAGCAGTGTTCACAATGACGCAAGACGTCATTGTGAGGATTTTCAGAATCAACGCCAAAGCATTTCACATGTTTTGACCACTCAAAGTCGTGAAATGGAAAATGCTTATCGTACTCGTTTGACAACAGTGTTAGAAGTTGTTCGCATTCTTGTTTGGCAAGGTTTAGCATTCCGTGGTCATGATGAGACTCTTGAATCTTTACAAAGGGGGAATTTTCTTGAGGTAGTGGCATGGTATGCCAAGATGGATGAAACAGTCAGAAATGTCATCGGTGGTAATGCTCCTGGGAATAACCAACTGACATCTCCCAAGATTCAAAAAGAATTAGTTAGTTCTTGTGCCTCACAAGTAACATTAGCCATTCTTACTGAACTTGGAGATAGGAAATTCTCTTTACTAGTGGACGAGGCTCGGGATTGTTCTGTAAAAGAACAAATGGCAGTGATGATAAGGTTTGTGAATAAGAAAGGTGAAATAATCGGGAGGTTTCTCGCCATTGAGCATGTTAGTGACACTTCATCGCGTTCTTTAAAAGCGGCTGTGGATATGTTGTTTGCTCGGCATAATTTATCTATTTCTAGATTGCGAGGTCAAGCATATGATGGAGCATCCAACATGAGGGGAGAGTTTAATGGGCTTAAGGCACTTATTCAACGAGAAAATCCTTTTGCTTTCTATGTCCATTGTTTTGCTCATCAACTGCAGTTGGTGATTGTTGCTATTTCAAAACATATTCCGGTTGTTGCTGAATTTTTTACTAACATCAATATGATTGTTACTATTGCTGGTGCTTCTTGCAAAAGAAGAGATGAATTAAACAAACATAGGGATGCTGACATTTTTGAGAAATTAGAGACTGGTGAGCTTACTACAGGAAAAGGGCTTAATCAACAGACTAATCTTGCAAGACCTAGTGATACTCGTTGGGGTACAGATCATGTCACTTTAGCCCGTTTGTTGTCTATGTGGAGTTCAGCCTTATATGTGCTTGAAAGGGTTTATGAAGATGGAATTGAACCAGAGTCGAGGGGCAAAGCAAGTGCCTTGATTAAACTGATGGAAGACTTTCACTTTGTATTTATTCTGCATCTAATGCTTAAATTATTGGGTATAACAAATGCATTGTCGCTTGCCTTGCAACAGAAAGATCAGAATATTGTTAATGCGATGAACTTGATAGAAGTTTTGAAAGTAAAGCTACAAAACTTGAGAGACAGTGGATGGGATGCTTTGATACATGAAGTCACCATGTTTTGTAACAAGCATGGCATTGTAGTGCCAGATATGGAAGATCAGTTTCTTATTCCAGGACGGTCACGTCGTGCAAGGAACTTGGTAACTtgttatcatcatcatcataatgAGGTTTTTCTTCCTGTGATTGATTTGCTTGCTGTTGAGATGAATAATAG TTGTGAAGATCTTTCTGTCCTAGCAATTAAGATGGTTCAAACTGGTAGACATTTAGTGTTTCCATTGGTTTATCGTTTGATTGAGTTGGCTTTGATCTTACCGGTAGCTACCGCATCTGTTGAGAGAGCTTTTTCTGCAATGAAGCACATCAAGTCAGATTTACGGAACAGCATGGCAGATGAGTGGTTGAATGATTTAATGATTTGCTTCATTGAGAGGGCGATATTTGCTTCCATCGATAATGAAGACATTTTACAGCATtttcaaaacaaagaaaaccGGCGAACTCAACTTCCACCTCTTGCCCTTTCTAATTCttag